The following coding sequences lie in one Eriocheir sinensis breed Jianghai 21 chromosome 19, ASM2467909v1, whole genome shotgun sequence genomic window:
- the LOC127000561 gene encoding pro-resilin-like isoform X10, whose protein sequence is MVFKLVLVSALVAVALADQRPYRPPTPQPTYGTPRPSYGTPAPSYSQPQQTSRPQYQFEWAVNDAPSGNDYGHQESRDGYDTQGSYYVQLPDGRLQRVDYTVNGDSGFVAQVTYQGEAQYPQQGYGSPRPSYGPPAPTYGTPTPAYG, encoded by the exons ATGGTCTTCAAG CTCGTCCTCGTGTCCGCCCTCGTGGCTGTCGCCCTCGCCGACCAGAGGCCCTACAGGCCGCCCACCCCCCAGCCCACCTACGGCACCCCACGGCCCTCCTACGGCACCCCCGCCCCGTCCTACAGCCAGCCCCAACAGACG TCACGCCCCCAGTACCAGTTTGAATGGGCCGTCAACGACGCGCCCTCCGGCAACGACTACGGCCACCAGGAGTCCCGCGACGGCTACGACACCCAGGGCTCCTACTACGTGCAGCTGCCCGACGGCCGCCTCCAGCGCGTCGACTACACCGTCAACGGCGACTCCGGCTTCGTGGCGCAGGTCACCTACCAGGGCGAGGCTCAGTACCCCCAGCAGGGATACGGCTCCCCAAGACCCTCCTAcggcccccccgcccccacctacGGCACCCCCACCCCCGCCTACGGGTAA